The Salmo salar unplaced genomic scaffold, Ssal_v3.1, whole genome shotgun sequence sequence ACCTTTAATAGTGTTAAAGGGATCATGAATACCATTTTAACGTCTCTGTGTGCATTATGAAGGAAGGTAGTGGTTGTTTCACGAGCAAATGCTatctagcattagcacaatgactggaagtctccaGGTACGGTAGCATTGCAAAtgtacctgtagacttccagtcattgcactagaATCGTACATTATGCATTTAACATAACTTAATTTAAAATGACATTGCATAACATGACAAAACATAACACAACTTTTAAGTGACATAAGTTAACATGACATAACAGAGCAGCTCCATCTGTAACGTAGTACATTACCTGTACATAGATCAGAGAATGTTGAAAGTACCTGAGCTAGCTAGTAACacagtgacagtagtagtagctCGGTCCTGGTAGGATACCTCAGAACATCTGCTCTTTTCTACCTGCTTCTGGCTTGGATTAGTCACTGTTGAGGAGCAGGAGGAGTGAAATGAGATGAtgtgaggggaagagatgaggaaAGCATAAGGTACTGCAGAACAGCGGCCAGCCCATATCGTCCTCTCTACACTAGTGGGTGTGTCCTAAAAGCATCAGCCCTGCCCACTCTCATTATCAGTCAGACTAGAATCACATCAACAACCTGCTAGTTctaacaacacatctcctgttctgacagactagaatcacatcaacatcctgctagttctaacaacacatctcctgttctgacagactagaatcacatcaacatcctgctagttctaacaacacatctcctgttctgacagactagaatcacatcaacatcctgctagttctaacaacacatctcctgttctgacagactagaatcacatcaacatcctgctagttctaacaacacatctcctgttctgacagactagaatcacatcaacatcctgctagttctaacaacacatctcctgttctgacagactagaatcacatcaacatcctgctagttctaacaacacatctcctgctctgacagactagaatcacatcaacatcctgctagttctaacaacacatctcctgttctgacagactagaatcacatcaacatcctgctagttctaacaacacatctcctgttctgacagactagaatcacatcaacatcctgctagttctaacaacacatctcctgctctgacagactagaatcacatcaacatcctgctagttctaacaacacatctcctgttctgacagactagaatcacatcaacatcctgctagttctaacaacacatctcctgttctgacagactagaatcacatcaacatcctgctagttctaacaacacatctcctgctctgacagactagaatcacatcaacatcctgctagttctaacaacacatctcctgttctgacagactagaatcacatcaacatcctgctagttctaacaacacatctcctgttctgacagactagaatcacatcaacatcctgctagttctaacaacacatctccttttctgacagactagaatcacatcaacatcctgctagttctaacaacacatctcctgctctgacagAAGACACAGAGCGTACccctcagtttcttggcaatttctcacatggaatagactgatgagtttcagaagaaagttctttgtttctggccattttaagcctgtagtccaacccacaaatgctgatgctccagatactcaactagtctaaagaaggccagttttattgcttctttaatcaacatGACagtttttcagctgtgctaacataattgcaaaagggttttctaatgatcaattagccttttaaaatgataaacttggattagcgaacacaacgtgccattggaacacaggagtgatggttgctgataatgggcctcaatTCGCCTATGTATATATTCCATAAATAATAacatgtttccagctacaatagtaatttacaacattaacaatgtctacacagtatttctgatcaatttcatgttattgtaatggaccaaaaatgagcttttcttccaaaaacaaggacatttctacgtgaccccaaacttttgaacggtagtgaatATGAAAATAAAGGTAAATACATATTTCAATGTCCAGATGTAGAAAGTTATGATTTACCAATAATTTACCAATTTATTCATTAATTTAGTAACACCATCCTCATAAGTTATACTATTAAAGATATTCTGCAACGTAAACCTATGTAAGCTGCCTATCAATAGGCTACTGATGCTCTACTGGCAGATTTTGCATTGCAATTGTCCAGTAATGCAACAACACCAATGAATAACAGATTCCTCAAAATTGTTGAGTGTTTTTAGCTGAAAGACCGAGCTAAcagtttcttattttgttgcaGATACTGTGTGAGGGCTTGGCTCCTCTAGTGCCTCACAGAGGTGGACGAAAATAGGGTGTAGTCCTCCCTGAGGCAGGAGAGTTTCAGGGGAGTGGCGGACCGGTTCAAGCTGCCGCAGCTGAGCTAACATTCCGAGAATGTCCACCCAAAATTTTGGGCAGATTATCCCCCGGGCAATCGATCAATTTcaccctttctccctcctcttgcGTGTAAATCGTCTTGCACCTATCGTATTCGGGCCCAGCTATGAATAAAAACATAATTTGACTAACACTATTAGCTTGCGGTCCagtaggatctctctctctctctctctctctctctctctcgtgcctgtCAGTAATAGCTGCACCATAGACCTACAGTACCTAGTGAAAGTGTACACACCACAGTTGTCAGATTTTGCTGCCGTGAAATTAAATCTAAAAAGGgattaaattagatttttttcccTACAGAGCCACACAAAATAACAAATTTAAAATGAAGATGTCTTGATTGTGTTTGTCTTCACACCTCAAGAGTGAATACTTGGTAGAAGaccctttggcagctattacagctgtaAAGCATTCTGAGTAAGAAGTCTACACCAGTCTTAGggcaacatacagtatgtcatgtattgttataaaGAATTGAATCATGCAATATTAAATTAGGCTCAAACTTGGTGAAGGCTACAGGACTGAAAGCCTTTGAATGCAAACACACTCATGGGTGGTACTGGTAACACAAACATGTACTTGAAAGGCACCCTGGGAAATCTGCAAATGACCCACTCGgcaaaaaactggttgaatcaatgttgtttccatgtcaatTCAACAaataacccactgggcaaaaaaacgggttaaatcaacgttgtttccacgtcaattcaacaaaataaataaatgtgatgacgttgaatcaatgtggaaacctGATTGGATTTGTAAAAAGTTAAGGAATGTTGTAACCTTTTAACCTATATCCAATAATATAAATCAATattagacgttgaactgatgcctgtgcccagtgggaaggctTTTCATCCTacagtgttaaacaaaatccAAAACCTTTTCAGACTGCAGTGGTTCCtcagaaggaggaaggagagaaccgtcctcctcagtgaatttcatgattttttaaaaacatttataaaagttatcatttttagataaaCTATAGTAAATGCAttcacatgtcaccaaataatttattaaaacacactgttttgcaatgaaggtctacagtagcctcaacagcactctgtagggtagcacaatggtgggtacattgacttcaatacaaaacctaggagactCATGGTTCtaacccccttccatagacttacacagtaattatgaaaaCTTCCGGAAGACGTCCTCCAACccttcagagctcttgcagcatgaaatgacatgttgtccacccaatccaAGGGTCAGATAATTAATCTTGTACTGAacacataagctacagctagctagcactacagtGCATAAAatatggtgagtagttgactcaaagagagagaaagacaatagtttcaacaaatacatttcttccaaaattaaggagaagcatgAGAGAGAGACTTTCAGTTCCACTTACTAAGAtagcaaatgtagctagctagtttaacgTACTCAGACACCCTGCTCAaaaagagggatgctatgttagctagctggctatgactattcaacacaacactggaactcaaggtaagctttttgttttccaaatgtattgcacaggggcctgccggtgtaagtgctaaacttcttactgactgtacactgtaatgcTACTGCATGATTGTTGCAAGATTACTAAGTCGTTAGTTATATTAGAtgtgttgactatgacgttacgtTAGCTAATAAGGTGACAACGATGTGGGCTGTGTGTAGCGATTATCATATTGTCTGGTTTGGAAAGTTTTTTTCACCTTATCATATACAGCTGatgtccacaagtgaagggagaagatgagaggaggtTAGCACATAGATGCGAGAATGAAtacaatgtggctgctatgaaagtgaactttgtttaggggtgtattcatttctccgattctgttgaaaaagattcttaaatagaagcaaacggaacggggataaacatacctgaattcgACCAATACAAACTttaatttgcaactgttggactaatgattacaccctagatcagcttcAACTAGATGCaggaaagagtgtgcaaagcgatattgaatgtgtcactgtctgtcaccttggttACTCCAAATTCTCTCGACCTCttcacctacattgtaaactttcattcataggctaggttgtagcaaccttatGATGTGTGCAGGGACAATTTGAGTGTAACATatacgcagggagtcaggaagcaggtgcagaagatGAGATAAATGAAGAAAATACAAAACAGGAGAAGTGTACTGAACGTAACCTAAACCAAGTCTGTCTGATGACTGAGGCTACAGAGGGCTATACATATGAGTAATCAGGGTGgcgatgaagtccaggtgtgcttaacgatggttgccaggtgtgcgcaatgtgggttgccaggaccggtggtcgGTAGACCGGCGACGTCACacgctggagggagggaggagtaggtGTGACATGGAGTATcacgtagtagcctaaacctatccatgttacattgagctgagtgaatggaatatgaatgacagtaatcCAATATACTGTTATAGAaacaaggccatgctcataaaacaaATGATCATCCTCCCTCGTCTTAAACGGCGCCGACCGCCACTGTTTCCGCCACTGTTTAAGAGGTATATTTTTGCCACTGAAAGGAACAAACGGCTTTGTCACTGTGGTGGTACCATAAACGAGCATTTGtgtacagacttgaaatcattggccgcTTTAGTAAATGGATCacgagtcactttaataatgtcaatTTAAGAAtgcttacatatcttgcattacatttacatttacatttaagtcatttagcagacgctcttatccagagcgacttacaaattggtgcattcaccttatgatatccagtggaacaaccactttacaatagtgcatctaaatcttttaagggggggggggggtagaaggattactttatcctatcctaggtattccttaaagaggtggggttccaggtgtctccggaaggtggtgattgactccactgtcctggcgtcgtgagggagcttgttccaccattggggtgccagagcagcgaacagttttgcctgggctgagcgggaactgtgcttcctcagaggtaggggggccagcaggccagaggtggatgaacgcagtgcccttgtttgggtgtagggcctgatcagagcctgaagttatggaggtgccgttcccttcacagctccgtaggcaatcaccatggtcttgtagcggatgcgagcttcaactggaagccagtggagagagcggaggagcggggtgacgtgagagaacttgggaaggttgaacaccagatgggctgcggcgttctggatgagttgtaggggtttaatggcacaggcagggagcccagccaacagcgagttgcagtaatccagacgggagatgacaagtgcctgcgccgcttcctgtgtgaggcagggtcgtactctgcgaatgttgtagagcatgaacctacaggatcgggtcaccgccttgatgttagtggagaacgacagggtgttttccaggatcacgccaaggttcttagcactctgggaggaggacacaagggagttgtcaaccgtgatggcgagatcatggaacgggcagtccttccccgggaggaagagcagctccgtcttgccgaggttcagcttgagctggtgatccgtcatccacactgatatgtctgacagacatgcagagatgtgattcgccgcctggttatcagaagggggaaaggagaagattaattgtgtgtcgtctgcatagcaatgataggatagaccatgtgaggatatgacagagccaagtgacttggtgtatagcgagaataggagagggcctagaacagagccctgggggacaccagtggtgagagcgcatggtgcggagacagattctcgccacgccacctggtaggagcgacctgtcaggtaggacgcaatccaagcgtgggccgcgccggagatgcccaactcggagagggtggagaggaggatctgatggttcacagtatcaaaggcagcagataggtctagaaggatgagagcagaggagagagagttagctttagcagtgcggagagcctccgtgacacagagaagagcagtctcagttgaatgcccagtcttgaaacctgactgattaggatcaagaaggtcattctgagagagatagcaggagagctggccaagaacggcatgttcaagagttttggagagaaaagaaagaagggatactggtctgtagttgttgacatcggagggatcgagtgtaggtttttttcagaaggggtgcaactctcgctctcttgaagacggaagggacgtagccagcggtcaaggatgagttgatgagcgaggtgaggaaggggagaaggtctccggaaatggtctggagaagagaggaggggatagggtcaagtgggcaggttgttgggcggccggccgtcacaagacgcgagatttcatctggagagagaggggagaaagaggtcaaagcacagggtagggcagtgtgagcaggacaagcagtgtcgtttgacttagcaaacgaggatcggatatcgtcaaccttcttttcaaaatggttgacgaagtcatccgcagagagggaggaggggggggggagggggaggaggattcaggagggaggagaaggtagcaaagagcttcctagggttagaggcagatgcttggaatttagagtggtagaaagtggctttagcagcagagacagaagaggagaatgttgagaggagggagtgaaaggatgccaggtccgcagggaggcgagttttcctccatttccgctcggctgcccggagccctgttctgtgagctcgtagtgagtcgtcgagccacggagcaggaggggaggaccgagccggcctggaggataggggacagagaaaatcaaaggatgcagaaagggaggagaggagggttgaggaggcagaatcaggagattgttggagaaggtttgagcagagggaagagatgataggatggaagaggagagagtagcgggagagagagagcgaaggtttggacggcgcaataccatccgagtaggggcagagtgagaagtgttggatgagagcaagagggaaaaggatacaaggtagtggtcggagatttggaggggagttgcaatgagattagtggaagaacagcatctagtaaagatgaggtcaagcgtattgcctgccttgtgagtagggggggaaggtgagagggtgaggtcaaaagaggagaggagtggaaagaaggaggcagagaggaatgagtcaaaggtagacgtggggaggttaaagtcacccagaactgtgagaggtgagccatcctcaggaaaggaacttatcaaggcgtcaagctcattgatgaactctccaagggaacctggagggcgataaatgataaggatgttaagatTACATTAtaagcattactcatctcatatgtatatactgtattctattcttgCCGCtgggtcattgctcatccatatttttatatgtgtatatattcttattccattcctttacttagatttgtgtgtattaggtagttgttgtggaattgttatattacttgttagatattgctgcactgtcgcaactaaaagcacaagcattttgctacactcgcattaacatctgctaaccatgtgtatgcgtTTGATTTGATGTGTACCTTTTCAAAATATATGCTTATGTATCTGTACTAAGGCAAACATATCTTAAAaccagttttttctttgtcattatgcggtattatgtgaagattgatgagggggaaaaaacgatttaaatcctttttagaataagtctgtaacgtaacaaaatgtggaaaaagtcaaggggtctgcatactttccaatgcactatatatagtgtatttgtatttattatagatctccattagttcctatcaaggcagcagctactcttcctggggtttattatggatccccattagttcctgccaaggcagcagctactcttcctggggtttattatggatccccattagttcctgccaaggcagcagctacccttcctggggtttattatggatccccattagttgctgccaaggcagcagctactcttcctggggtttattatggatccccattagttcctgccaaggcagcagctactcttcctggggtttattatggatcccagttAGTTGCTGCCaaggaagcagctactcttcctggggtttattatggatccccattagttcctgccagggcagcagctactcttcctggggtttattatggatccccattagttgctgccaaggcagcggctactcttcctggggtttattatggattcccattagttgctgccaaggaagcagctactcttcctggggtttattatggatccccattagttcctgccaaggcagcagctactcttcctggggtttattatggatccccattagttcttgccaaggcagcagctactcttcctggggtttattatggatccccattagttgctgccaaggaagcggctactcttcctggggtttattatggatccccattagttcctgccaaggcagcagctactcttcctggggtttattatggatccccattagttcctgccaaggcagcggctactcttcctggggtttattatggatccccattagttcctgccaaggcagcagctactcttcctggggtttattatggatccccattagttgctgccaaggcagcaactacgcttcctggggtccagcaaatttcaggcagtttatacaatttcaaAAACATTACCACAAAATCCattatgtacatgtgtgtatagtgcatatgctaacgagtgtgtgtgtatgcatgtgtctgtgcctatgtttgtgttgcttcacagtccccactgttccatatggtgtttgtttttctgttttttaaatctaattttactgcttccattagttacttgatgtggaatgtagtcatggctctatttagtactgtgtgccttccatagtctgttctggacttggggactgtgaagagacctcttgtggcaagTCGTGTGGGGTatacatgggtgtccgagctgtgagCCAGtacttcaaacagacagctcggcgcattcaacatgtcaatacctctcataaatacaagcagtgacaaagtcaatctctcctccactttgagccaggagagattgacatgcatattagtaatattagctctctgtgtacatccaagggccagccatgctgccctgttctgaacgaattgcaattttcctaagtccttttttgtggcacctgaccataagactgaacagtagtccaggtacaacacaactagagcctgtaggacctgccttgatgatagtgctgttaaaactacttcaggattggtgggtcccctgagGGAtgtttgagctaacgtaggctaatgtgattagcatgaggttgtaattaacaagaacatttcccaggacacagacatatctgatattggcagaaagcttaaattcttgttaatctaactgcgctgtccaatttacagaagctattacagtgaaataataccatgctattgtttgagaagactgcacagttttgaacatagttattaataaacacattaggcacatttgggcagtcttgatacaaaatttcaacatatgcaatggttcattggatcagactaaaactttgcacatacactgctgccatctagtgggcaatatctaaattgcgcctgggctggaataatacattatggcctttctcttgcatttcaaagatgacggtaccaaaaaaatacaaaaaaatgttgtttttttctttgtattatcttttaccagatctaatgtgttatattctcctacattcctttcacatttccacaaacttcagtgtttcctttcaaatggtaccaagagtatgcatatccttgcttcatttTAGGCTAAAAtttaaaaaggggcggatccttaagaggttttaatcaTACACCTCATATCCTTGTCAAAGGGGAAAAGTTGTTTTTAGTTAGGTGATAGAAAATATAACATGTAGGGAAATACACAAACATTCTGAAAGTGGTTAAATATTTATTTCAAGAAAAATACACAATCGTaatatttttaaaaatatatatatttattgagATTGTTCCCAGTAATCAACATACACAGTAGATAGGCTACAGAATACAGGATGAAAAAGGTAAtgaaaaaacaaatattttcttATAAGGGAAGAACGTTTTTAtcccaaaactacaacaaactAACTGATACAATTTAAAATAATAGTTTTATGGCAGAAAATGAGTGGCGCCAGGCAGCTGTACAGATACCCAATGTCACCTTTTATgcctttccctaaccttaacccaaacctcAGTGAAACTATACCTGAACTTAACCTTAACCTAACATTAACCATAATCAATTAATTTCAAGCACTATGCCTAAATTACGTTTTTCTTCTGCCGGTCGAATATCCACTTCCAAGTCCTATTCATTGGGACGAATTTCAGCATAGTTTTTAACGATGGAAGAGAAGCGAATGACTTTGACCTCATTGGTTTTGGTCTTCTTGTCATCCCACTGGTACTCTGGAGACAACAGCTTGCTGGGCTTGTTGTAAAGCAGGTACCTGTTGAGGTGACTCTCCTCCTGCCAGGCAGCCTCGATGGAATTCCTCGCGTCCTCTTCAAGCTGGTTCCGACATACCTTTGTTAGTGTGTACACATCCTCCACGGACCCTCCGAACACAGCCCCGGCGTAGTAGTAGTCTCCCTCATCCATGGGGATGTAGGCTGTCGAGGCTGGGCGCCGTTCGGATGTGAAGTGGTCACGGGTCTGCTGGTAAAACCATGGGTGAATCACAGCAACCAGCCTGCCCAGAGACTCGGCCCCCCAGCGAGCGTGGAACTTGCTGTCCACGTCCAGACAGAAGATGTAGTCGGCCTCCCTGCTGATCTGACGTTCGATGGCTGTCTGGATGATCTCCATCCTCCGGGCTGATATCTCCTGCCAGCGGTTTGAACCTGGGACCTGGATCACACTCAAATGTCTCCCCTGGGACAGGTTCACTGATGGAACATCATCGGGACGATCAGTGAAAACGTAGTAGCGCACGTTGAAGTCGACCATGAAGTGCTTCTCTGCTGTCTCCAGGAAATCTTGGAGAAAGCGGACGTATCTGTCAGAATTTAAAGAcacacaggtaactgacaaaatatagGAAACATCAACATAAAGGGTACTTAATAAGAGAGTTGGGCCACCACCAGCAgccttgggccaccacgagccaccttgggccaccacgagcaaCCTTGGgccaccaccaccagccacctTGGGCCCCACCAGCAaccttgggccaccacgagccacctTTGGCCACCACCAGCCACCTTTGACCACCACCAGCCACCTTGGGCCACCACCACCAGCAACCTTGGGCCACCACCAGCAaccttgggccaccacgagccacctTTGGCCACCACCAGCCACCTTTGGCCACAACCAGCCACATTGGGCCGCCACAACCAGCCACCTGGGGCCGCCACCACCAGCCACCTGGGGCCACCACCAGCCACCTGGGGCCACCACCAGCCACCAACAGC is a genomic window containing:
- the LOC106591072 gene encoding globoside alpha-1,3-N-acetylgalactosaminyltransferase 1 isoform X2; translation: MRFSSNVKQFVLLIIVGIFLLLGYMVFNHFNERQNMVWFDTSKIHIPVDEDQRNTSLSKPIFRSRVQNIVSPESRTDVVAVTPWLAPIVWEGTFDPDLVDIIYKSMNLTIATTVFAVGKYVRFLQDFLETAEKHFMVDFNVRYYVFTDRPDDVPSVNLSQGRHLSVIQVPGSNRWQEISARRMEIIQTAIERQISREADYIFCLDVDSKFHARWGAESLGRLVAVIHPWFYQQTRDHFTSERRPASTAYIPMDEGDYYYAGAVFGGSVEDVYTLTKVCRNQLEEDARNSIEAAWQEESHLNRYLLYNKPSKLLSPEYQWDDKKTKTNEVKVIRFSSIVKNYAEIRPNE
- the LOC106591072 gene encoding globoside alpha-1,3-N-acetylgalactosaminyltransferase 1 isoform X3 produces the protein MRFSSNVKQFVLLIIVGIFLLLGYMVFNHFNERQNMVWFDTSKIHIPVDEDQRNTRLLYKQPSVLVGRTDVVAVTPWLAPIVWEGTFDPDLVDIIYKSMNLTIATTVFAVGKYVRFLQDFLETAEKHFMVDFNVRYYVFTDRPDDVPSVNLSQGRHLSVIQVPGSNRWQEISARRMEIIQTAIERQISREADYIFCLDVDSKFHARWGAESLGRLVAVIHPWFYQQTRDHFTSERRPASTAYIPMDEGDYYYAGAVFGGSVEDVYTLTKVCRNQLEEDARNSIEAAWQEESHLNRYLLYNKPSKLLSPEYQWDDKKTKTNEVKVIRFSSIVKNYAEIRPNE
- the LOC106591072 gene encoding globoside alpha-1,3-N-acetylgalactosaminyltransferase 1 isoform X1, with the protein product MRFSSNVKQFVLLIIVGIFLLLGYMVFNHFNERQNMVWFDTSKIHIPVDEDQRNTSLSKPIFRSRVQNIVSPERLLYKQPSVLVGRTDVVAVTPWLAPIVWEGTFDPDLVDIIYKSMNLTIATTVFAVGKYVRFLQDFLETAEKHFMVDFNVRYYVFTDRPDDVPSVNLSQGRHLSVIQVPGSNRWQEISARRMEIIQTAIERQISREADYIFCLDVDSKFHARWGAESLGRLVAVIHPWFYQQTRDHFTSERRPASTAYIPMDEGDYYYAGAVFGGSVEDVYTLTKVCRNQLEEDARNSIEAAWQEESHLNRYLLYNKPSKLLSPEYQWDDKKTKTNEVKVIRFSSIVKNYAEIRPNE